From one Chloroflexota bacterium genomic stretch:
- a CDS encoding purine-nucleoside phosphorylase: MPEFYTKQHFARAAEAIFARTRHRPQVAVVLGSGLGGLVSEVQDADVIPYSEIPEFPQCTVEGHMGRLVIGRLEGTCVAMMQGRAHYYEGYSMQQVTFPVRTFQQMGIGVLIVTNAAGGLNPEFRAGDLMLIADHINLVGMAGLNPLRGPNDPELGPRFPDMSRAYDPELRAIARRVAAREGIPLREGVYIMLAGPSFETPADMRFLRAIGADAVGMSTVPEVTVARHGGTRVLGISGIANTLSPGEAAAGHDDTTHEEVLAAGRVLAPRLAALIRGVLRELGGT; the protein is encoded by the coding sequence ATGCCGGAGTTCTACACAAAGCAGCATTTTGCGCGAGCGGCAGAAGCCATCTTCGCGCGGACGCGCCACAGGCCCCAGGTGGCCGTCGTTTTGGGTTCGGGTCTGGGCGGCCTGGTGTCAGAGGTACAAGATGCCGACGTGATCCCCTACAGCGAGATACCCGAGTTCCCCCAGTGCACCGTGGAGGGGCACATGGGGCGGCTGGTCATCGGGCGGCTGGAGGGGACCTGCGTGGCGATGATGCAGGGCCGCGCCCACTACTACGAGGGCTACTCCATGCAGCAGGTAACGTTTCCCGTCCGAACCTTCCAGCAAATGGGGATCGGGGTGCTCATCGTTACCAACGCTGCGGGCGGGCTGAATCCCGAGTTCCGCGCCGGCGACCTGATGCTCATCGCCGACCACATCAACCTGGTGGGGATGGCCGGCCTGAACCCGTTGCGGGGGCCGAATGACCCTGAACTGGGGCCGCGCTTCCCGGACATGAGCCGCGCCTACGATCCGGAGTTGCGGGCCATCGCCCGCCGCGTGGCCGCGCGCGAGGGGATTCCGCTCCGCGAGGGCGTGTACATCATGCTGGCGGGGCCTAGTTTTGAGACGCCTGCCGACATGCGGTTTCTGCGCGCCATCGGCGCCGACGCAGTGGGCATGTCCACCGTGCCCGAGGTAACCGTGGCGCGGCATGGGGGCACGCGGGTGTTGGGCATATCGGGCATCGCCAACACCCTGTCGCCGGGGGAGGCCGCGGCCGGCCACGACGACACCACCCACGAGGAGGTGCTCGCCGCAGGCCGTGTGCTGGCCCCGCGTCTGGCTGCCCTCATCCGCGGCGTCCTGCGCGAACTGGGCGGAACCTAG
- the xerD gene encoding site-specific tyrosine recombinase XerD, translating into MLQEVEEFLSYLRVEKAYSDNTLAAYRNDLTQFVDFIRGKVPTPADWNAVDKNLVVNYVMHLKEREYASSSVARKLAAVKSFFHFLAREGRIKEDPTTTLDSPRLGKRLPKTLTRKEVDRLLEAPGTGDDPKILRDRAILELLYATGMRVTELVSLTLNDINLASGSVRVVHGKRHKERIIPVHPHALEAVEAYLQRGRIHMAKDPNEQALFVNFQGKPLTRQGLWLIIKHYVEEAGISKAVTPHTLRHSFATHLLTGGAKLPDVQRLLGHASVSTTQIYTHLTKEELREAYDNAHPRARKD; encoded by the coding sequence ATGCTACAAGAAGTAGAAGAGTTCCTCAGTTACTTGAGGGTAGAGAAAGCCTATTCGGATAACACGTTGGCCGCCTATCGGAACGACTTGACGCAGTTCGTGGACTTCATCCGTGGCAAAGTGCCGACGCCCGCCGACTGGAACGCTGTGGACAAGAACCTGGTCGTGAACTACGTGATGCACCTGAAGGAGCGCGAATACGCCTCCTCGTCCGTGGCGCGCAAACTGGCTGCCGTCAAGTCCTTCTTCCACTTCCTGGCGCGAGAGGGCCGCATCAAGGAGGATCCGACGACGACGCTGGACTCGCCGAGGCTGGGCAAGAGGCTGCCCAAAACGCTGACACGCAAGGAGGTGGATCGGCTTCTGGAGGCCCCAGGAACGGGCGACGACCCCAAGATTCTGAGGGATCGGGCGATTCTGGAACTGCTGTACGCCACGGGCATGCGGGTAACGGAACTGGTGTCGCTGACGCTGAACGACATCAACCTGGCGTCGGGGAGCGTGCGCGTGGTGCACGGCAAGCGGCACAAGGAGCGCATCATCCCCGTCCACCCGCACGCACTGGAGGCGGTGGAGGCTTACCTGCAGCGCGGACGCATCCACATGGCCAAGGATCCGAACGAGCAGGCGCTCTTCGTCAACTTCCAGGGGAAGCCGCTCACGCGCCAGGGGCTGTGGCTCATCATCAAGCACTACGTGGAGGAGGCCGGCATCAGCAAGGCGGTTACGCCGCACACGCTGCGCCATTCTTTCGCCACGCACCTGTTGACCGGCGGTGCGAAACTCCCCGATGTCCAGAGGCTCCTGGGCCACGCCAGCGTCTCCACAACCCAGATTTACACCCACCTTACGAAAGAGGAACTGCGGGAGGCGTATGACAACGCCCACCCCAGGGCCAGGAAGGATTGA
- a CDS encoding TIGR00341 family protein — translation MSRGLTPSRLVLMSGSLGFAVSLAALGPQLASVLPSRMLISCAIAGLVVGFTIWTVLDLQRASPDPHGIYRLALQAHSDWLSSLVGWVLLGGELTVAALLGRALGEQLGAWVGLGAGWTRPAFAAGVVLLMALVTLASRWQRPLQIVLLIGPLVGYVAALGIDHIVGVGVGVAPIAGVAARFTWGVTALALVGFWGLEAALVESEDLRRPRVNLPRVLVAAGILIPCSVGLVGFLMVPHGTEGAAWPFWSRWGAMATTGLLCLLMAGALWWVILVAVRQGLILARHGFLPAALTHLDRGGRAPIALLLAVAGVAALLAAAVPASALAAAAAFVWALAAVGVNVSAIIRYDRAEEPARKTVLPFFPLVPGLGIAGTLFLIAFLPVWAWLAAGIWAGAGVAVYALFGVRWRAQKREGITIFREDEEHPKRGFRVLVPVANPKTAKHLMELALTLVKPVDGDIVALQVVETPARVSIATGRRLARGQLEALKAASEAVEEQGVPVHVMTRVARTAHQGIVDTAVEEDCDLIILGWTQRAPVSSGSLGRIVDAVLRDAPCGVLVVSGQVPQRAQRILVPVTSGPHAEEALQLAGRLAQTFGASVKALHVVAPEASAEAESKARERVDECVDALKATCYADLDVVRSDDVVGAIVSEAERADMLVMGMSKESWLDRVLFGRVPEQVLTKTDTPLMLVRAPSNLARVWLHRLWDGFYSLFPNLEPEELVTLYRTLREGARGDVNYYVLIVLSAVIASLGLLADSAAVIIGAMLVAPLMTPILALSLGIVLGEPRMLSRGAESTIKGVGAAVVLSAFSALLFPVSQPTAEIIARTHPTLMDLGVALASGAAGAYALARKEVAAALPGVAIAAALMPPLCTVGIGLAQGSGSVMGGALLLFLTNLIAITLAGAFVFLLLGIRPKAQAAEREAWFRRGLTFSAAALVIISALLVGIMVRSERVSAEQRLLREVLASEVERLPSARLVSVDSARRSGGVWRIEATVQLAEPPDAQQAESVSRALAEVLHGPVQLRLRTVLVQEVESRHPK, via the coding sequence GTGAGCCGAGGTCTGACTCCGTCGCGGCTCGTGCTCATGAGCGGTTCGCTGGGGTTTGCGGTGTCCCTCGCGGCGCTGGGGCCGCAACTGGCGAGCGTTCTGCCCTCGCGGATGCTCATCTCGTGCGCGATCGCCGGACTCGTGGTGGGGTTCACCATCTGGACCGTTCTGGATTTGCAACGCGCCTCGCCGGATCCTCACGGCATCTACCGTCTGGCGCTTCAGGCCCACAGCGACTGGCTGTCCTCGCTGGTCGGCTGGGTTCTCCTCGGCGGCGAACTCACCGTTGCAGCCCTCCTTGGCCGTGCGTTGGGGGAGCAATTAGGAGCATGGGTGGGGCTGGGGGCGGGCTGGACGCGGCCCGCGTTTGCGGCGGGCGTTGTGCTGTTGATGGCGCTCGTTACCCTGGCGAGCAGATGGCAGCGGCCTCTTCAGATTGTTCTTCTGATAGGTCCCCTGGTTGGGTATGTCGCGGCTCTGGGAATTGACCACATCGTCGGTGTTGGGGTGGGGGTCGCGCCGATCGCCGGGGTTGCAGCGCGGTTTACATGGGGTGTTACGGCACTGGCGCTGGTGGGGTTTTGGGGGCTGGAAGCCGCGTTGGTTGAGTCCGAAGACCTCAGGCGGCCTCGCGTCAACCTGCCGCGAGTTCTGGTAGCAGCGGGGATTTTGATTCCGTGCAGCGTGGGGCTGGTCGGCTTCCTCATGGTCCCGCACGGCACCGAGGGGGCCGCGTGGCCCTTCTGGAGCCGATGGGGAGCGATGGCTACGACAGGACTGCTGTGCCTGCTGATGGCAGGGGCGCTGTGGTGGGTCATCCTCGTTGCGGTACGGCAGGGCCTTATCTTGGCTCGCCACGGCTTTCTGCCGGCGGCCCTGACGCATCTGGACAGGGGGGGCAGAGCACCCATCGCGCTCTTGCTGGCGGTGGCAGGCGTCGCGGCGCTTCTCGCAGCGGCGGTTCCCGCAAGCGCCCTCGCTGCCGCGGCCGCTTTCGTGTGGGCGTTGGCGGCCGTCGGCGTGAATGTATCTGCAATCATCCGCTACGATCGGGCCGAGGAGCCTGCTCGCAAAACCGTGCTGCCGTTCTTCCCGCTGGTGCCTGGCTTGGGCATTGCAGGTACGCTGTTCCTCATAGCGTTCCTGCCGGTGTGGGCATGGCTGGCGGCCGGAATTTGGGCGGGAGCAGGCGTTGCCGTGTATGCCCTATTCGGCGTGCGGTGGCGAGCACAGAAGCGCGAGGGCATCACGATCTTCCGAGAGGATGAAGAGCACCCCAAACGCGGATTTCGCGTTCTCGTGCCGGTGGCCAATCCGAAGACAGCCAAGCATCTCATGGAACTGGCCTTGACCCTCGTCAAACCCGTTGACGGCGACATCGTGGCGTTGCAGGTGGTGGAGACGCCCGCGCGGGTCTCCATCGCGACGGGGCGGCGGCTGGCCCGCGGACAGTTGGAGGCGTTGAAAGCCGCCAGCGAGGCGGTGGAGGAGCAGGGGGTGCCGGTGCATGTGATGACCAGAGTGGCCCGCACCGCCCATCAGGGTATCGTGGACACGGCGGTGGAAGAGGATTGCGACCTCATCATCCTGGGCTGGACGCAGCGCGCGCCGGTTTCATCCGGCTCGCTGGGCCGTATCGTGGACGCCGTGCTGCGCGATGCGCCATGCGGCGTCCTGGTCGTGAGCGGGCAGGTGCCACAGCGCGCCCAGCGTATCCTTGTGCCGGTTACCAGCGGCCCTCACGCGGAGGAGGCTTTGCAACTCGCCGGGCGACTCGCCCAGACCTTTGGCGCCAGTGTCAAAGCCTTGCATGTGGTAGCGCCTGAGGCCAGCGCCGAAGCGGAATCCAAGGCCCGCGAGCGGGTTGACGAGTGCGTGGACGCGCTGAAGGCGACATGCTATGCCGATCTGGACGTCGTGCGTTCGGACGACGTAGTGGGAGCCATCGTCAGTGAGGCCGAGCGCGCCGATATGCTGGTTATGGGAATGTCCAAGGAGTCTTGGCTGGATCGGGTCCTGTTCGGACGGGTACCCGAGCAGGTTCTGACCAAGACGGACACGCCCCTGATGCTCGTGCGGGCGCCTAGCAACTTGGCGCGCGTGTGGCTCCACCGCCTGTGGGATGGCTTCTATAGCCTGTTTCCCAACTTGGAACCCGAAGAACTGGTAACCCTGTACCGTACCCTGCGCGAGGGTGCGCGAGGCGATGTCAACTACTACGTGCTCATCGTGCTGTCAGCGGTGATCGCCAGCCTGGGATTGCTAGCCGACAGTGCCGCGGTAATCATCGGCGCGATGCTGGTGGCGCCGCTGATGACCCCTATTCTGGCGCTGTCGCTGGGCATCGTGTTGGGCGAGCCGCGGATGCTGAGCCGTGGCGCGGAGTCCACCATCAAGGGTGTCGGCGCAGCAGTGGTGTTGTCGGCGTTCTCAGCACTTCTGTTTCCGGTTTCGCAACCGACGGCGGAGATCATCGCGCGCACTCATCCCACGTTGATGGACTTGGGGGTCGCCCTCGCGTCGGGTGCGGCGGGGGCCTACGCGCTGGCCCGCAAAGAGGTGGCCGCCGCGCTGCCCGGCGTGGCCATCGCCGCCGCGCTGATGCCCCCGTTGTGCACGGTGGGCATCGGCTTGGCGCAAGGCAGCGGAAGTGTGATGGGCGGTGCACTGCTCCTGTTCCTCACAAACCTTATCGCCATCACGCTGGCAGGAGCGTTCGTCTTCCTGCTTCTGGGCATCCGGCCGAAGGCCCAGGCGGCAGAGCGTGAAGCCTGGTTCCGGAGAGGACTGACCTTCTCCGCTGCCGCGCTGGTCATCATCTCGGCGCTGCTGGTGGGCATCATGGTTCGCTCCGAGCGAGTATCGGCAGAACAGCGCCTGCTGCGGGAGGTCCTGGCGTCGGAAGTAGAGCGGCTGCCCTCGGCCCGCTTGGTGTCGGTGGACAGCGCCAGGCGTTCGGGCGGCGTCTGGCGGATTGAGGCGACGGTGCAGTTGGCGGAACCGCCCGACGCGCAGCAGGCCGAATCGGTCTCCAGGGCGCTGGCCGAGGTGCTGCACGGCCCTGTGCAGTTGCGGCTGCGGACGGTGTTAGTCCAGGAGGTGGAATCGCGCCATCCCAAGTAG